From the Flavobacterium galactosidilyticum genome, one window contains:
- a CDS encoding carboxypeptidase-like regulatory domain-containing protein → MRIILFFFIFSFLQIQSQTSIKGTIKDSLQNPVSLVNVRLYNKLDNALIDFKQSNNLGQFELVCPDAETKSFLVKASFLGYKPFIFEFSIDGNSSIIEKNIILKNDVVAMKEVIIKADFRDVAEKNDTITFNLKRLLNGSEQKLKDVLKKLPGLSIDDNGKIKYKGKKIDDLLIEGDEFYGNQHQLATENIKSEMIEKIEVLKNFQNLSSIVGFNNTSRTALNVSIKEAYKNTIKGDVEAEYGYKKRYRQHTNIYNFASKAKVNFISDINNTNNLVFTVNDYLELKKGVQREILNETASNSMAVEENLPSFLFSTDNVNKKDIQFYSVNFSDKISKTSKIQGFSMLNYVKQSEFLKSKQTFFCW, encoded by the coding sequence ATGCGAATCATATTGTTTTTTTTTATTTTTTCATTCCTCCAAATTCAAAGTCAAACCAGTATAAAAGGAACAATAAAAGATTCATTGCAAAATCCAGTGTCACTTGTAAATGTACGATTGTATAATAAACTGGATAATGCACTTATCGATTTCAAACAGTCCAATAATTTGGGACAATTTGAATTGGTTTGTCCTGATGCTGAAACTAAAAGTTTTCTAGTCAAGGCAAGCTTTTTGGGATATAAGCCTTTTATTTTTGAATTTAGTATTGATGGTAATAGTTCAATTATTGAGAAAAACATTATTTTAAAAAATGATGTTGTAGCCATGAAAGAGGTTATCATTAAAGCTGATTTTCGGGATGTTGCTGAAAAGAACGATACTATTACATTTAACCTAAAAAGACTACTTAACGGATCCGAGCAGAAGCTAAAAGATGTCCTAAAAAAACTCCCAGGACTTAGCATAGACGACAATGGTAAGATAAAATACAAGGGGAAAAAAATTGACGATTTATTAATTGAAGGAGATGAATTCTATGGAAATCAGCATCAGTTAGCTACCGAAAATATAAAATCTGAAATGATTGAAAAGATAGAAGTTTTAAAAAATTTTCAAAATTTATCTTCTATCGTAGGATTTAATAATACAAGTAGAACGGCTTTGAATGTTTCTATAAAGGAAGCATATAAAAACACGATTAAAGGAGATGTTGAAGCCGAGTATGGCTATAAAAAGCGCTATAGACAACATACTAATATCTATAATTTTGCCAGTAAAGCTAAAGTTAATTTTATTTCAGATATTAATAATACTAACAATTTGGTTTTTACAGTCAATGATTATTTAGAATTAAAAAAAGGAGTTCAACGCGAAATATTAAACGAAACGGCTTCTAATTCAATGGCTGTAGAGGAAAATTTACCTTCGTTTTTGTTTTCTACGGATAATGTAAATAAAAAAGACATTCAATTTTATTCAGTTAATTTTAGCGACAAAATTTCAAAAACGAGTAAAATCCAAGGGTTTTCAATGTTGAATTATGTAAAACAAAGTGAATTTCTAAAGTCAAAACAAACTTTTTTTTGCTGGTAA
- a CDS encoding GLPGLI family protein, giving the protein MKIKPLVFFFFLSLIGYSQAVTVNYSEKRIISKEKLEATLEFARKHILASYNYTLKYQNGISLYENSSETKNTENSVNEIANETNDGGGVHKNTATYRITDKTKEKYYYKDIAGNELLFRFFNGNKDFFGKDHLLNWNWQITNETKEMNGFTCKKATSDAFGYFFTAWFTEDIAISAGPEKFDGLPGLILYLSTGGIEFVATSVKIDENPIIIVKPETPKETVTMAEVESFVKEKVSKLKSSSTTTVNGNTTTTRSTIIIK; this is encoded by the coding sequence ATGAAAATAAAACCTTTAGTATTTTTCTTCTTCCTGTCTCTAATAGGATATTCGCAAGCAGTTACAGTGAATTATTCGGAAAAAAGAATAATCAGTAAAGAAAAGCTGGAAGCTACACTGGAATTTGCTAGAAAGCATATTTTAGCATCGTATAATTATACTTTAAAATATCAGAATGGAATTTCGCTTTATGAAAATAGTTCCGAAACGAAAAATACCGAAAATTCAGTAAATGAAATTGCAAATGAAACAAATGATGGAGGGGGAGTTCATAAAAATACTGCTACTTATAGAATAACAGACAAAACAAAGGAGAAATACTACTATAAAGATATAGCTGGTAATGAACTACTCTTTAGGTTTTTTAATGGCAATAAAGATTTCTTTGGTAAAGATCATTTACTAAATTGGAATTGGCAAATCACCAATGAAACTAAAGAAATGAATGGTTTCACTTGTAAAAAAGCTACATCTGATGCGTTTGGTTATTTTTTTACAGCTTGGTTTACTGAAGATATTGCGATAAGTGCAGGTCCGGAAAAATTTGATGGACTTCCGGGGCTCATATTATATCTAAGCACAGGAGGAATTGAGTTTGTAGCCACTAGTGTGAAAATTGATGAAAATCCAATAATAATAGTAAAACCCGAAACACCAAAAGAAACCGTTACCATGGCGGAAGTAGAGAGTTTCGTAAAAGAGAAAGTAAGTAAATTGAAATCGAGTTCTACAACTACAGTAAATGGAAATACAACCACTACCAGATCTACGATTATTATAAAATAG
- the mutY gene encoding A/G-specific adenine glycosylase, translating to MNFSNLLIKWYLQNKRDLPWRNTTNPYPIWLSEIMLQQTRVAQGMPYFLSFTTAFPTVFDLAKANEEKVLKLWQGLGYYSRARNLHKTAQYIATELNGIFPDNYIDLLKLKGVGEYTAAAIASFAYNEVVPVVDGNVFRVLSRYFDVETDIAQASSKKEFAALAFEVMPKDNPATFNQAIMEFGALQCVPKSPNCGICVFNESCAALQKNKVDQLPVKSKKLKVRNRFFNYLVVADENENTIIQKRTSKGIWHNLYEFPLLETEKEENFDFVSEQIQNEYFKENTISSILETSDKSIIHKLSHQHLHIKFWKVTLDGSIKEGINQETLKTFPFPIVIHNFIEKEEM from the coding sequence ATGAATTTCTCTAACCTACTGATAAAATGGTACTTACAAAATAAACGCGATTTACCATGGCGAAACACGACTAACCCTTACCCTATTTGGCTCTCGGAAATCATGTTACAACAGACGCGAGTTGCTCAAGGAATGCCCTATTTTTTATCTTTTACAACCGCTTTTCCAACCGTTTTTGATTTGGCAAAAGCCAATGAAGAAAAAGTGTTAAAACTCTGGCAAGGATTGGGCTATTACTCACGTGCTCGAAATTTACATAAAACGGCTCAGTATATCGCAACAGAATTAAACGGAATATTTCCAGACAACTATATAGACTTGTTAAAATTAAAAGGCGTTGGCGAATATACGGCTGCTGCAATAGCTTCTTTTGCTTATAATGAAGTAGTTCCTGTTGTTGATGGAAATGTGTTTCGGGTTTTGTCTCGCTATTTCGATGTAGAGACTGATATTGCTCAGGCTTCCTCCAAAAAGGAATTCGCTGCTTTGGCTTTCGAAGTCATGCCAAAAGACAACCCTGCAACTTTCAATCAAGCCATTATGGAGTTTGGCGCTTTGCAATGCGTTCCTAAAAGTCCGAATTGTGGCATTTGTGTTTTCAACGAAAGTTGCGCCGCTTTGCAAAAAAATAAAGTCGATCAATTGCCCGTGAAATCCAAAAAACTAAAAGTGAGGAACCGATTCTTTAATTATTTGGTTGTTGCCGATGAAAATGAAAACACTATAATTCAAAAACGAACATCAAAAGGGATTTGGCATAATTTATATGAGTTTCCATTACTAGAAACTGAAAAAGAAGAAAATTTTGATTTTGTTTCAGAGCAAATACAAAATGAATATTTTAAAGAAAATACTATTTCAAGCATTTTAGAAACTTCCGACAAGAGCATTATCCATAAGTTATCGCACCAGCATTTACATATTAAGTTTTGGAAAGTAACTTTGGACGGTTCTATTAAGGAAGGGATAAATCAAGAAACGCTGAAAACTTTTCCTTTTCCAATTGTCATTCATAATTTTATTGAAAAGGAAGAGATGTAA
- a CDS encoding HU family DNA-binding protein, whose product MTKADIVAKISEKLGLEKGDVQATVETFMNEVKNSLETGDNVYLRGFGSFIVKTRAEKTGRNISKNTTIKIPAHNIPAFKPAKVFVEGVKTNNEAK is encoded by the coding sequence ATGACGAAAGCAGATATCGTAGCGAAAATTTCAGAGAAATTAGGTCTTGAAAAAGGGGATGTTCAGGCAACTGTGGAGACTTTTATGAATGAAGTAAAAAATTCATTAGAGACTGGAGACAATGTATATTTAAGAGGTTTTGGAAGTTTTATTGTTAAAACTAGAGCTGAAAAAACAGGTAGAAATATCTCAAAAAATACAACAATAAAAATTCCTGCACACAATATCCCTGCATTTAAACCTGCAAAAGTTTTCGTAGAAGGAGTTAAGACAAATAACGAAGCAAAATAA
- a CDS encoding Rne/Rng family ribonuclease produces the protein MNKELIIRSSSEAVDFALLKDGKLIELHKEEEESNFQVGDIFIAKIRKPVAGLNAAFVNVGYEKDAFLHYHDLGPNLASQLKFIKLVSAGKLKDFSLKTFQFEKEIDKDGTITDVLSANQSVLVQVVKEPISTKGPRISAELSLAGRFIVLVPFSDRVSISQKIEDKKEKERLKRLVQSIKPKGFGVIVRTVAEGKSTVELEKDLQNLLSRWTAMCKKLPTAHHPSKVLGELNRASSILRDVFNDTFSGIQIDDEELYNQTKDYLQEIAPSKQSIVKFYQSKDTPIFEKYNIERQIKTSFGKTVSMSKGAYLIIEHTEALHVIDVNSGNRSNKATNQEDTAMEVNMIAAAEIARQLRLRDMGGIIVIDFIDMSNPENRKVLFDFLKEEMSDDKAKHKILPPSKFGLVQITRQRVRPEVNIKTREEDPNNESGEIEAPIQIIDKINFDLERVLKNHKDVVLNVHPFVAAYLTKGFPSLRSKWFLEHKKWVKIIPRDAYTYLEYHFYDKKENIVIE, from the coding sequence ATGAATAAAGAATTAATCATTAGATCTAGTTCTGAAGCCGTAGATTTTGCCTTATTAAAAGATGGAAAACTAATTGAATTACACAAAGAAGAAGAAGAAAGTAACTTCCAGGTTGGCGATATTTTTATTGCTAAAATAAGGAAACCAGTTGCTGGACTTAATGCTGCTTTTGTAAATGTTGGCTATGAAAAAGATGCCTTTTTACATTATCACGATTTAGGACCTAATTTAGCTTCTCAACTGAAATTCATAAAACTTGTAAGCGCAGGTAAATTAAAAGATTTCTCCCTAAAAACCTTTCAGTTTGAAAAAGAAATAGACAAAGATGGTACCATTACTGATGTATTGAGTGCTAATCAATCTGTTTTAGTACAAGTCGTCAAAGAACCTATATCTACAAAAGGCCCAAGAATAAGCGCTGAGCTTTCACTTGCCGGAAGATTTATAGTTTTAGTTCCGTTTTCTGACCGCGTTTCTATTTCACAAAAAATAGAAGACAAAAAAGAAAAAGAACGTTTGAAACGATTGGTACAATCCATCAAACCAAAAGGATTTGGTGTTATTGTTCGCACAGTAGCCGAAGGCAAAAGTACAGTAGAATTAGAAAAAGATTTGCAGAACCTGCTTAGCAGATGGACTGCAATGTGTAAAAAATTACCAACTGCTCATCATCCGTCTAAAGTTTTAGGAGAACTCAATAGAGCTTCTTCAATACTAAGAGACGTGTTTAATGATACCTTTAGTGGTATTCAGATTGATGATGAAGAGTTGTACAACCAAACAAAGGATTACTTGCAAGAAATTGCTCCATCCAAACAATCAATTGTCAAGTTTTATCAATCTAAAGACACTCCCATTTTTGAGAAATATAACATAGAGAGACAAATCAAAACTTCTTTTGGAAAAACCGTATCCATGAGTAAAGGAGCATATCTTATTATTGAACATACTGAAGCGTTACACGTTATCGACGTAAACAGCGGAAACCGTTCTAATAAGGCTACCAACCAGGAAGATACAGCCATGGAAGTAAATATGATTGCTGCCGCTGAAATCGCTAGACAATTGCGTCTACGTGATATGGGCGGAATCATAGTTATTGATTTTATCGACATGTCTAATCCCGAAAATCGTAAAGTCTTGTTCGATTTCTTGAAAGAAGAAATGAGCGATGATAAAGCAAAACACAAGATCTTACCTCCGAGTAAATTTGGATTAGTCCAAATTACGAGACAAAGAGTAAGACCAGAAGTAAATATTAAAACTAGAGAAGAAGATCCTAACAATGAAAGTGGCGAAATTGAAGCGCCAATTCAAATCATTGATAAAATCAATTTTGACCTAGAAAGAGTATTAAAGAACCACAAAGATGTTGTGCTTAATGTACATCCATTTGTGGCCGCATACCTTACCAAAGGTTTTCCATCATTACGTTCAAAATGGTTTCTTGAACATAAAAAGTGGGTGAAAATCATACCTCGTGATGCTTACACGTATTTAGAATATCATTTCTACGACAAAAAAGAAAATATTGTTATAGAATAA
- the rpe gene encoding ribulose-phosphate 3-epimerase encodes MKNTLIAPSVLAADFGNLQRDIEMINNSEADWFHIDIMDGVFVPNISYGMPVLEAITKHATKTVDVHLMIIDPDRYIKTFAELGANVLSVHYEACTHLHRTLQAIKAEGMKAGVAINPHTNIDLLEDVINDIDLVCIMSVNPGFGGQSFIENTYAKVKKLKDLITKKGATTLIEVDGGVTNKNAKQLVEAGADVLVAGSFVFKAENPTQTIHDLKKLTSF; translated from the coding sequence ATGAAGAACACACTTATTGCCCCATCAGTATTAGCCGCTGATTTTGGAAATTTACAACGCGACATTGAAATGATTAACAATTCTGAAGCTGACTGGTTTCACATTGACATCATGGATGGTGTTTTTGTTCCTAATATTTCTTACGGAATGCCAGTTTTAGAAGCAATTACAAAGCACGCAACAAAAACGGTTGATGTTCACTTGATGATAATTGATCCTGATCGCTACATTAAAACATTTGCTGAATTAGGCGCTAATGTATTAAGCGTACATTATGAAGCATGCACGCACCTTCACAGAACGTTGCAAGCTATTAAAGCGGAAGGAATGAAAGCTGGAGTAGCAATTAATCCACATACTAACATTGATTTACTAGAAGACGTAATTAATGATATTGATTTAGTTTGCATCATGAGTGTAAATCCAGGTTTTGGAGGTCAATCTTTTATTGAGAACACTTATGCAAAAGTTAAAAAATTAAAAGATTTAATCACTAAAAAAGGAGCTACAACACTTATTGAAGTTGATGGCGGCGTTACAAACAAAAACGCAAAACAACTTGTTGAAGCCGGAGCCGATGTTCTAGTAGCAGGAAGTTTTGTTTTTAAAGCTGAAAATCCAACACAAACAATACACGATTTAAAGAAACTAACTAGTTTCTAA
- a CDS encoding sigma-70 family RNA polymerase sigma factor, with protein sequence MRQLKITKQVTNRETASLDKYLQEIGKVDLITADEEVELAQKIKAGDQKALEKLTKANLRFVVSVAKQYQNQGLTLPDLINEGNLGLIKAAQRFDETRGFKFISYAVWWIRQSILQALAEQSRIVRLPLNKIGSINKINKMYALLEQSNERPPSAEEIAKELDMTVNDVKESMKNSGRHLSMDAPLVEGEDSNLYDVLRSGESPNPDRELIHESLRTEIERSLETLTPREADVVRLYFGLGDQHPMTLEEIGETFDLTRERVRQIKEKAIRRLKHTSRSKILKTYLG encoded by the coding sequence ATGAGACAACTTAAAATCACCAAGCAGGTAACGAATCGTGAAACTGCATCATTAGACAAATATTTACAAGAAATTGGAAAAGTTGATCTTATTACAGCAGACGAAGAAGTAGAATTGGCTCAAAAAATTAAGGCTGGGGATCAAAAAGCCCTAGAAAAATTGACAAAAGCTAATTTACGTTTCGTTGTTTCGGTGGCTAAACAATACCAAAATCAAGGACTTACACTTCCTGATTTAATTAACGAAGGAAACTTAGGATTAATAAAAGCAGCACAACGTTTTGATGAGACACGTGGTTTCAAATTCATTTCGTACGCGGTTTGGTGGATTCGTCAATCTATCTTACAAGCATTAGCTGAACAATCTCGTATCGTTCGTTTGCCTTTGAATAAAATTGGTTCTATCAATAAAATCAACAAAATGTACGCTTTACTAGAGCAATCTAATGAGCGTCCACCATCTGCTGAGGAAATTGCAAAAGAGCTTGACATGACTGTAAATGATGTAAAAGAGTCTATGAAAAACTCTGGTCGTCACTTATCAATGGATGCACCTCTTGTAGAAGGAGAAGATTCTAACCTTTACGACGTTTTACGTTCAGGTGAGTCTCCAAATCCAGACAGAGAATTAATCCACGAATCTTTACGTACTGAAATTGAGCGTTCATTAGAAACATTAACACCAAGAGAAGCTGATGTTGTTCGTTTGTATTTTGGTTTAGGTGATCAACACCCAATGACTTTAGAGGAAATTGGAGAAACTTTTGACCTTACTCGTGAGCGTGTGCGCCAAATCAAGGAAAAAGCAATCCGCAGATTGAAACACACTTCAAGAAGTAAAATCCTTAAAACATATTTAGGATAA
- a CDS encoding polyribonucleotide nucleotidyltransferase encodes MIPQLFVESIDLGDGRNITIETGRLAKQADGSVVVRIGKTVILGTVVSSRKASPGIDFLPLTVDYREKFAAAGRFPGGFFKREARPSDSEVLTMRLVDRVLRPLFPDDYHAEVQVMIQLMSYDEDVMPDALAGLAASAALALSDIPFETLISEARVGRIDGKFIINPSRAQLALSDIDMMIGASMDSIAMVEGEMKEISEAEMLEAIKFAHEHIKNQISAQLRLQAAFGKKEVRTYEGEKEDEAIYAKVKDASYDKIYAIASKGSSKQERTAAFDEVKEEVKALFTEEELAADGDLVSKYFKKTNKEAVRNVTLDLGTRLDGRKTTEIRPIWCEVDYLPSVHGSALFTRGETQALATATLGTSREANQIDSPSEQGEEKFYLHYNFPPFSTGEARPLRGTSRREVGHGNLAQRALKNMIPADCPYTIRVVSEVLESNGSSSMATVCAGTLSLMDAGIQMIRPVSGIAMGLITDGERFAVLSDILGDEDHLGDMDFKVTGTSVGITACQMDIKIDGLKYEIMEAALAQARDGRLHILGKLIETLAAPKADVKAYAPKIITRRIPNAFIGALIGPGGKVIQELQKATGTTIVINEDPTTEEGVIEILGTDPAGIEAVLAKIKSITFKPQMNESYEVKVIKMLDFGAVVEYTSAPGNEVLLHVSELAWERTENVADVVNMGDVFQVKYLGMDPKTRKEKVSRKALLPRPPREEKKE; translated from the coding sequence ATGATTCCACAATTATTTGTAGAAAGTATCGATTTAGGTGATGGCAGAAACATCACAATCGAGACAGGTCGTCTAGCTAAACAAGCGGATGGATCTGTAGTAGTAAGAATAGGAAAAACTGTTATTTTAGGTACAGTTGTTTCTTCAAGAAAAGCAAGTCCAGGAATCGATTTTTTACCGTTAACGGTAGATTATCGTGAAAAATTTGCTGCAGCAGGACGTTTCCCAGGTGGTTTCTTCAAAAGAGAAGCAAGACCAAGTGATAGCGAAGTATTAACAATGCGTTTAGTTGACCGTGTATTGCGTCCGCTTTTCCCAGATGATTATCATGCAGAAGTGCAAGTTATGATTCAGTTAATGTCTTATGACGAAGATGTAATGCCAGACGCTCTAGCAGGTTTAGCAGCATCAGCAGCTTTGGCTTTATCTGACATTCCTTTTGAAACATTGATCTCTGAAGCAAGAGTTGGTCGTATCGACGGAAAATTCATCATCAACCCAAGCCGCGCTCAATTAGCATTATCAGATATTGATATGATGATTGGAGCTTCTATGGATTCTATCGCAATGGTAGAAGGAGAGATGAAAGAAATTTCAGAAGCTGAAATGTTAGAAGCAATTAAATTCGCTCACGAACACATCAAAAATCAAATTTCTGCTCAATTGCGTTTGCAAGCTGCTTTTGGAAAAAAAGAAGTTCGTACGTACGAAGGAGAAAAAGAAGACGAAGCTATTTACGCTAAAGTAAAAGATGCATCTTACGATAAAATTTATGCTATTGCAAGCAAAGGCTCTTCTAAACAGGAGCGTACAGCTGCATTTGATGAAGTTAAAGAAGAAGTTAAAGCATTATTCACTGAAGAAGAATTAGCAGCAGACGGAGACTTAGTTTCTAAATATTTCAAAAAAACAAACAAAGAAGCAGTTCGTAACGTAACCCTAGATTTAGGAACACGTTTAGACGGAAGAAAAACTACAGAAATCAGACCAATCTGGTGTGAAGTAGATTACTTGCCATCTGTACACGGATCTGCATTGTTTACTCGTGGAGAAACTCAAGCATTAGCAACAGCCACTTTAGGAACATCTAGAGAAGCAAACCAAATTGATTCTCCATCAGAACAAGGTGAAGAAAAATTCTACTTACATTACAACTTCCCTCCTTTCTCAACTGGTGAAGCACGTCCTTTAAGAGGAACTTCAAGAAGAGAAGTAGGTCACGGAAATTTAGCTCAAAGAGCGTTGAAAAACATGATTCCTGCTGATTGTCCTTACACAATTCGTGTAGTATCTGAAGTATTAGAATCTAACGGTTCATCTTCTATGGCAACAGTTTGTGCTGGAACATTATCATTAATGGATGCTGGTATCCAAATGATTCGTCCTGTATCTGGAATTGCAATGGGATTGATTACTGACGGAGAGCGTTTTGCTGTATTGTCTGATATTCTTGGTGATGAAGATCACTTAGGAGATATGGACTTTAAAGTAACTGGAACTTCTGTAGGAATCACTGCTTGTCAAATGGACATCAAGATTGACGGATTGAAATACGAGATTATGGAAGCTGCATTAGCGCAAGCTCGTGATGGTCGTTTGCATATCCTTGGCAAATTAATCGAAACTTTAGCAGCGCCAAAAGCAGATGTTAAAGCGTATGCTCCAAAAATTATTACAAGAAGAATTCCTAATGCGTTTATTGGTGCATTAATTGGACCTGGTGGAAAAGTGATTCAAGAATTACAAAAAGCTACTGGAACTACAATAGTTATCAATGAAGACCCAACTACTGAAGAAGGAGTTATTGAAATTTTAGGAACTGATCCTGCTGGAATTGAAGCAGTATTGGCTAAAATTAAGTCAATCACTTTCAAACCTCAAATGAATGAGTCTTACGAAGTGAAAGTAATCAAAATGCTAGATTTTGGTGCAGTTGTAGAATATACTTCAGCTCCAGGAAATGAAGTTTTGTTACACGTATCTGAACTAGCTTGGGAACGTACAGAAAATGTTGCTGATGTTGTAAACATGGGCGATGTTTTCCAAGTGAAATACTTAGGTATGGATCCGAAAACTAGAAAAGAAAAAGTGTCAAGAAAAGCACTTTTACCAAGACCTCCTCGTGAGGAGAAAAAAGAGTAA
- the rpsO gene encoding 30S ribosomal protein S15, which produces MYLTKEIKEEIFAQHGEKTNTGKAEAQIALFTYRITHLTEHLKKNRHDYNTERSLVLLVGKRRSLLDYLKKTEINRYREIIKVLNIRK; this is translated from the coding sequence ATGTATTTAACTAAAGAGATTAAAGAAGAGATCTTCGCACAACACGGAGAAAAAACAAACACTGGAAAAGCTGAAGCGCAAATTGCTTTATTCACTTACAGAATCACTCACTTGACTGAGCACTTGAAAAAAAATCGTCACGATTATAATACAGAGCGTTCGTTAGTATTGTTAGTAGGTAAAAGAAGATCTTTGTTAGATTACTTGAAAAAGACTGAAATCAACAGATATCGTGAAATTATCAAAGTATTGAATATCAGAAAATAA
- a CDS encoding energy transducer TonB: protein MKNKLRIITLILITSLTYAQSTKNFSLKIFLDSLKNETAEGNHKYYRIIKDYNSNKERYDFSEYYSSGKIALRGATKDKDRIILDGNAISYYENGNKKVASNYTATYLNGQQFKWYENGKMQFVKEFTFDPIKKESTEKVIQYWDENNNQNIIDGNGTYDNQSELTRIDKNEIFFFGEKGEIKNGVREGIWTGKSLKLKITFTESYENGKLISGTSTDENNISYNYTEVMQKPMAKNGINSFYKYIGQNYNTPKVQGLQGQIYLTFVVDKEGKLIEPKVIRDIGYGTGTEAIRIINAAKNWLPGKIRGIPIRTIYSLPITIRTTNPPR from the coding sequence ATGAAAAACAAGTTACGCATAATTACATTAATACTAATCACAAGCTTAACCTACGCGCAATCAACTAAAAATTTCAGCCTAAAAATTTTTCTAGATTCATTAAAAAATGAAACTGCAGAGGGAAACCATAAATACTATCGAATTATTAAAGATTATAACTCTAACAAAGAGCGTTATGATTTCTCAGAATATTATAGTTCTGGTAAAATAGCATTACGGGGAGCAACAAAGGATAAGGACAGGATCATTTTAGATGGAAACGCTATATCTTACTACGAAAATGGCAATAAAAAAGTTGCCTCAAACTACACTGCCACTTATTTGAATGGACAACAATTCAAATGGTACGAAAATGGAAAAATGCAGTTTGTAAAAGAATTTACTTTTGATCCAATTAAAAAAGAAAGCACTGAGAAAGTCATACAGTATTGGGATGAGAATAATAATCAAAACATCATTGATGGTAATGGAACTTACGATAATCAAAGTGAATTAACTAGAATTGATAAAAACGAGATATTTTTTTTTGGTGAAAAGGGCGAAATAAAAAATGGCGTTAGAGAAGGTATTTGGACAGGTAAATCATTAAAATTAAAAATCACATTTACAGAAAGCTACGAAAATGGTAAATTGATTAGCGGAACAAGCACCGACGAAAACAATATAAGCTACAACTATACCGAAGTTATGCAAAAACCGATGGCTAAAAATGGAATTAACAGTTTCTATAAGTATATCGGCCAAAATTACAACACTCCAAAAGTACAAGGCCTTCAAGGCCAAATCTATTTGACTTTTGTCGTTGACAAAGAAGGAAAATTAATTGAGCCAAAAGTCATCAGAGATATAGGTTATGGAACAGGAACAGAAGCAATCCGCATTATAAATGCTGCTAAAAATTGGTTACCGGGAAAAATTAGAGGAATTCCCATCAGAACCATATATTCTCTACCCATAACAATTCGTACTACCAACCCACCACGATAG
- a CDS encoding energy transducer TonB: MKNKLYRFILLFITSLVFSQSPKNISGKIFLDSSGNETSEGNHTSYRIIRNYSSDSDHYEINDYYKSGSIQMKGLSSSKYKLQKNGTFIFYHENGLRKSISNYKSNRQIGKEFRFFEDGTIESEIEFIENVIGFEERYKIVQFWNKERQHKVIDGNGEYETYDITGIPVIGEVKNGLKDGQWTGSPEYTGLKFTDLYKNGKFISGKIIDSTGRKLSYKRLIEEGKPKKGFQDFQIHISKALMKSQVVKKTKLSGKIYFLFTVEKDGNLTNLKVFKGLDETLDKEVLNTLKNCGIWIPAKIRGIETAKEHSLPIIITAINRTF; the protein is encoded by the coding sequence ATGAAAAACAAACTCTACAGATTTATACTATTATTTATTACTAGCTTAGTATTTTCACAATCACCTAAAAATATAAGTGGAAAAATTTTTCTCGATTCATCTGGGAATGAAACTTCAGAGGGGAACCACACATCTTATAGAATTATTAGAAACTACTCTTCTGACAGCGATCACTACGAAATTAATGATTATTACAAATCGGGAAGTATACAAATGAAGGGACTCTCTTCTAGCAAATATAAACTTCAAAAAAACGGTACATTTATTTTTTATCACGAAAACGGACTTAGAAAATCAATTTCAAATTACAAAAGTAATAGACAAATTGGTAAAGAATTTCGTTTTTTTGAAGATGGCACTATTGAATCTGAAATTGAATTTATTGAAAACGTTATAGGATTTGAAGAGAGGTATAAGATAGTCCAGTTTTGGAATAAAGAGCGCCAACATAAAGTAATTGATGGGAATGGGGAATATGAAACATATGACATAACAGGAATCCCTGTAATAGGAGAAGTTAAAAACGGACTCAAAGACGGACAATGGACAGGCTCACCTGAATACACTGGATTAAAATTTACTGATTTATACAAAAATGGTAAATTTATTTCAGGAAAAATCATTGACTCAACTGGAAGAAAGTTATCCTATAAAAGGTTAATCGAAGAAGGGAAACCCAAAAAAGGATTTCAAGATTTTCAGATTCATATTTCAAAAGCTTTAATGAAATCTCAAGTAGTCAAAAAAACTAAGCTTTCAGGCAAGATTTACTTTTTATTTACCGTTGAAAAAGATGGAAATTTAACTAATTTAAAAGTTTTCAAAGGACTTGATGAAACATTAGACAAAGAAGTTCTAAATACATTAAAAAACTGCGGCATCTGGATTCCTGCAAAAATTAGAGGTATAGAGACAGCAAAGGAACACAGCTTACCAATTATAATAACAGCAATTAATAGAACCTTTTAA